The Nitrososphaerota archaeon genome has a segment encoding these proteins:
- a CDS encoding inorganic phosphate transporter, whose translation MNGFHDAANSIATVVSTRVLAPRTAVLWAAWWNFAAAFGFGVSVANTIGKGIVDLKPAEVGINVAFAVIAAGLLGAIIWDAITWYYGLPSSSSHALVGGYVGAALVGIGPQAIVVGGLTTIAMFIVVSPIVGIILGFLIMAIVIHATKRFAPDRANKYFRRLQLVSAAFYSLSHGTNDAQKTMGIITVVLWTAGFLDHFFVPFYVVLMAHAVIALGTYAGGWRIVRTMGMRITKLKPIGGFSAESGAAATLFINSSLGIPVSTTHTISGAIIGVGALKRLTAVRWGVARSMTSAWILTIPMSAFFAAVCYILIRLFF comes from the coding sequence ATGAACGGCTTCCATGACGCAGCAAACTCCATTGCTACAGTAGTGTCCACAAGAGTGTTAGCTCCCCGTACCGCAGTATTATGGGCTGCATGGTGGAACTTTGCTGCTGCTTTTGGCTTTGGGGTTAGCGTAGCTAATACGATTGGAAAAGGAATTGTTGACCTAAAGCCAGCGGAAGTGGGAATTAATGTTGCCTTTGCAGTTATAGCTGCTGGGCTACTTGGGGCAATAATTTGGGATGCGATAACTTGGTACTATGGTTTGCCTTCAAGCTCTTCTCATGCATTGGTTGGAGGGTACGTCGGAGCGGCACTCGTGGGAATCGGGCCTCAGGCAATAGTAGTTGGTGGGTTGACAACTATTGCGATGTTCATCGTAGTATCTCCGATAGTCGGCATAATCTTAGGCTTTCTGATAATGGCAATCGTTATACATGCTACCAAACGCTTTGCACCAGATAGGGCAAATAAATACTTCAGGCGCCTCCAATTAGTTTCGGCAGCATTCTATAGTCTGAGCCATGGCACAAACGATGCGCAAAAGACCATGGGGATTATCACAGTAGTTCTTTGGACTGCAGGATTCTTAGACCACTTCTTTGTCCCCTTTTACGTTGTTTTAATGGCACATGCAGTAATTGCTTTAGGGACTTATGCCGGGGGCTGGAGGATAGTCAGAACGATGGGAATGCGCATTACAAAGCTGAAGCCTATAGGAGGTTTCAGCGCAGAAAGTGGAGCTGCAGCAACCCTATTCATAAACTCATCACTGGGCATACCAGTCAGCACAACGCACACAATTTCCGGAGCGATAATAGGAGTAGGTGCACTAAAGCGACTTACAGCGGTAAGATGGGGAGTGGCTCGCAGCATGACATCTGCTTGGATCCTGACGATTCCTATGAGCGCCTTCTTCGCTGCGGTCTGCTATATTCTAATTAGACTTTTCTTTTGA
- a CDS encoding DUF367 family protein produces MKLYVYHMHQDDPAKCTSSKLIRAGMLKPIPKAGMISNKFLVLNPSAEEILTRQDAKHIKDGLLVIDCSWRRAEEVFVKRFRGINRKLPLLLAANPTNYGHLYTLSSVEALSAALVILGFREEAERLLSQFKWGKTFLELNAEPLQDYSQAEDSESIAKIEKEYFPQAQ; encoded by the coding sequence CTGAAACTCTACGTCTACCATATGCACCAAGACGATCCTGCAAAGTGCACATCGTCTAAACTTATTCGTGCAGGCATGCTAAAACCAATTCCTAAAGCAGGCATGATTAGCAACAAGTTTCTTGTCCTGAACCCTTCTGCAGAAGAAATTTTGACGAGACAGGACGCCAAGCATATCAAGGACGGCTTGCTGGTAATAGACTGTTCTTGGAGGAGGGCTGAAGAGGTATTTGTAAAAAGATTCAGGGGAATCAACAGGAAGCTACCATTACTGTTGGCAGCAAATCCCACTAATTATGGCCATTTGTACACTTTAAGTTCGGTCGAAGCCTTATCAGCGGCCTTGGTAATTCTTGGATTTAGAGAAGAGGCAGAGAGATTACTTTCGCAATTCAAATGGGGGAAGACCTTTTTAGAGCTCAACGCAGAACCACTGCAGGACTATTCCCAAGCGGAAGATTCAGAATCCATCGCGAAGATAGAAAAGGAATACTTTCCGCAGGCGCAATAA
- a CDS encoding class II glutamine amidotransferase, with protein sequence MLCRILGIVSNEGFSQEYLTEFRKLAGNGRVRREAKPGHKDGWGVVLYDGNVPRYLAREPNNALTDSKYLEVSGRVAKAEEGILLAHLRKATRNGERSIGNTHPFVNGTWAFAHNGGIRRFNVKPRGLQGTTDSERFFRLLTNRLAKDGSFEESLAWSVSFVRRNFNYSSLNFVLSDGDVLYAYRDCKEAEDYYAMLYKPNKNAVIISQEPLDKEDWKPIPNRNLAIVQKDLAVQIKALNSE encoded by the coding sequence CTGTTGTGCAGGATTCTCGGTATAGTTTCCAATGAGGGTTTCTCTCAAGAATATTTAACAGAATTCAGAAAACTTGCAGGGAATGGTAGAGTCAGAAGGGAGGCAAAACCGGGGCATAAGGACGGCTGGGGTGTTGTACTTTATGATGGAAATGTGCCAAGATACCTTGCCAGAGAACCAAATAACGCTTTGACAGATTCGAAATATCTAGAAGTTTCTGGGAGGGTGGCTAAGGCTGAAGAGGGGATTTTACTTGCTCATTTACGGAAAGCAACCAGAAACGGAGAGCGCTCTATAGGAAACACTCATCCATTTGTTAATGGGACATGGGCATTTGCACATAATGGAGGGATTAGAAGGTTCAACGTAAAGCCGCGAGGGTTGCAGGGAACAACGGATAGCGAAAGATTCTTCAGACTTCTGACAAACAGGCTTGCGAAGGATGGTAGCTTTGAAGAGTCACTTGCATGGTCAGTTTCTTTTGTAAGAAGAAACTTCAATTATTCTTCGCTAAACTTCGTGCTTTCCGATGGAGATGTGCTCTATGCTTACAGAGACTGCAAAGAAGCTGAGGATTATTATGCCATGCTTTACAAGCCTAACAAAAACGCGGTCATTATATCGCAAGAACCTTTGGATAAGGAAGATTGGAAGCCTATTCCCAATCGAAACCTTGCAATAGTACAGAAAGATCTAGCCGTTCAGATCAAAGCATTAAATTCTGAATAA
- a CDS encoding phosphate uptake regulator PhoU, translating into MRDNLKDEEVRKLQFTGRSSYILSLPKYWVKEMNLAAGDSVTVSRLDKLSLLISPKSARAGKKPEALVLVSPDHNPSSLVREIVSIYLIGYSNVQIRSKKGRFTTAQRNAVKNLVRTKLVGTEIVDDSSEKVSLQVLLSEADLSVENAVRRMHLIATAMHKDALTALGEQNTEIAQEVILSDDEVDRFSLYVIRQLKFAVQNQSALETVGLKDRRDCLGYRLIIKSLERIADHASGIAEIVIESKIVMPQQVMVKIREYSKYALETLDSSMTALFKRDYALADKVVEIAQQAPRYEKAILELSGKFRAKELSSLRVVLEDIRRTAEYAGDIAEIVLNLTVEKVVTEQISSLQRDNQHRRERS; encoded by the coding sequence ATGAGAGATAATCTGAAGGACGAAGAAGTTAGAAAGTTACAGTTCACCGGAAGGTCATCATACATTCTTTCTCTTCCGAAATACTGGGTCAAGGAAATGAACCTTGCTGCAGGTGATTCTGTTACAGTATCAAGATTAGATAAGCTGTCGCTCCTGATATCCCCAAAGTCGGCAAGGGCTGGGAAAAAACCAGAGGCTCTAGTTCTAGTTAGCCCTGATCACAACCCATCTTCCCTAGTACGGGAAATTGTTTCCATCTATCTCATTGGATACAGCAATGTACAGATCAGGTCTAAAAAGGGAAGGTTCACTACAGCACAACGAAACGCAGTTAAAAATTTAGTCCGAACGAAACTTGTAGGAACGGAGATCGTTGACGATTCATCTGAAAAAGTGAGCCTGCAGGTGCTTCTGAGCGAGGCAGACCTATCAGTTGAAAATGCTGTTCGAAGGATGCACCTCATAGCGACTGCGATGCACAAAGATGCGCTTACAGCACTGGGGGAGCAGAATACAGAGATTGCTCAGGAAGTCATACTTTCCGATGACGAGGTTGATAGGTTCAGCCTCTATGTCATCAGACAATTGAAATTTGCCGTGCAAAACCAGAGCGCACTTGAAACTGTTGGGCTTAAGGATAGAAGGGATTGCCTTGGCTACAGGTTGATAATCAAAAGCCTTGAAAGAATCGCAGATCATGCTAGTGGTATAGCAGAGATCGTGATTGAGTCGAAGATAGTGATGCCCCAGCAAGTAATGGTAAAGATCAGAGAATACAGCAAATACGCATTAGAAACTCTCGACAGTTCTATGACTGCACTTTTCAAGAGAGATTATGCTCTGGCAGACAAAGTTGTTGAGATTGCTCAGCAGGCACCAAGATACGAAAAGGCGATTCTTGAACTTTCAGGCAAGTTCCGAGCAAAAGAGCTTTCAAGCCTTAGAGTGGTTCTTGAAGATATACGCAGGACTGCTGAATATGCGGGAGATATTGCTGAGATAGTGCTCAACCTGACCGTTGAGAAGGTTGTGACGGAGCAGATTTCTTCCTTACAGAGAGATAACCAGCACCGTAGAGAGCGATCATAG
- the tatC gene encoding twin-arginine translocase subunit TatC — translation MPDEMRTILEHVGELQKRIVRILVSVAIITGLSFVFSIRQFTFEGVTVPLPYPDPTNNLALQMIEFVKNETLPEYVELIVTSPGQAFISQMYASIFLGILLSTPVILHEVTAFISPGLYENEKRLIRKIMIPTMALFIVGCVFGFTFVVPFSMNFLYGYAVSIQAQTFIALDELISFVLLFVLAFGVSFELPVIMWVLSTVGLIRPEFWKDNWRYAVVVITIFGAMITPDGSGVTMWFVALPMIALYGAGYLSVRKKSAPSQPSQRSG, via the coding sequence TTGCCTGACGAGATGCGCACCATACTGGAGCACGTAGGAGAACTCCAAAAGCGGATAGTAAGGATTCTGGTTTCTGTTGCAATCATTACGGGACTCTCCTTCGTGTTTTCTATCAGGCAATTCACGTTTGAAGGCGTAACCGTACCCCTACCATATCCTGATCCAACCAACAACCTTGCCTTGCAAATGATTGAATTTGTAAAAAACGAAACGCTGCCAGAATACGTGGAGCTTATAGTGACTTCGCCAGGTCAGGCATTTATTTCGCAGATGTATGCATCTATATTTCTAGGTATTCTGCTCAGCACTCCCGTTATACTGCATGAGGTCACTGCTTTCATAAGCCCGGGTTTGTACGAGAATGAGAAGCGACTAATAAGGAAGATAATGATACCTACAATGGCTCTTTTCATTGTAGGCTGTGTTTTCGGTTTCACCTTCGTGGTACCGTTTTCAATGAATTTCCTCTACGGTTACGCAGTTTCTATCCAAGCTCAGACATTCATCGCGCTCGACGAATTGATTTCGTTCGTGCTCCTCTTTGTCTTAGCCTTCGGAGTTTCATTCGAGCTCCCAGTCATAATGTGGGTTCTCTCCACCGTGGGCTTGATCAGACCTGAATTCTGGAAGGACAATTGGAGGTATGCCGTTGTAGTGATAACTATTTTTGGAGCGATGATAACTCCAGATGGTAGCGGCGTTACAATGTGGTTCGTAGCACTTCCTATGATCGCTCTCTACGGTGCTGGTTATCTCTCTGTAAGGAAGAAATCTGCTCCGTCACAACCTTCTCAACGGTCAGGTTGA
- a CDS encoding metallophosphoesterase: MIIAHISDLHFGPQHRKESFAQAVKEINKLKPDAIVITGDLTENGLLREYKSAKQGIVKFDCKIKVALSGNHDYRSTGYLLFKQFFPSKQITEFDDVVIIPIGTARPDRDDGEAGHRQVLWLEETLSKYRNKFKIVALHHHLIPVPDTGKDSIPIIDAGDVLRALLKGGVDLVMCGHRHRPWMWNIEDFTVIHAGTLSSERMRGFFSNCYNIVEIKKRSIKTYLKVVGGEKLELSRIVKEAPLGIPEEY, from the coding sequence ATGATCATAGCGCACATATCTGACCTGCACTTTGGCCCTCAGCACAGAAAGGAATCATTTGCCCAAGCAGTCAAGGAGATCAACAAACTAAAGCCAGATGCCATAGTCATCACCGGAGACCTGACAGAAAATGGCCTGCTCAGGGAATACAAATCTGCAAAACAGGGAATTGTAAAATTTGATTGTAAAATAAAAGTGGCATTGAGCGGAAATCATGACTATAGGTCGACAGGATATTTGCTCTTCAAGCAGTTCTTTCCCAGCAAGCAGATAACCGAATTTGACGATGTGGTAATAATACCAATTGGGACTGCAAGGCCAGACAGAGATGATGGCGAAGCAGGCCATCGACAAGTTCTGTGGTTGGAAGAAACTCTGAGCAAGTACAGAAACAAGTTCAAGATAGTTGCACTGCATCACCATCTTATTCCTGTTCCGGATACAGGAAAAGATTCGATTCCAATAATCGATGCCGGCGATGTCCTGCGAGCCCTACTGAAGGGAGGTGTTGACCTAGTAATGTGCGGCCATAGACATAGACCTTGGATGTGGAACATTGAGGATTTTACGGTCATACATGCAGGTACATTATCCTCAGAGAGAATGCGGGGCTTCTTTTCAAATTGCTATAACATTGTTGAAATAAAAAAGCGTAGCATCAAAACTTACCTGAAGGTTGTGGGGGGAGAAAAGCTGGAGCTCAGCAGAATAGTCAAGGAAGCTCCGTTAGGTATTCCTGAAGAGTACTAA
- a CDS encoding DUF47 family protein: MINLGLRDVLLPRDKKFFDLLTQESQNVVEGADALRDMMNDFRQKETKYHLIRDLEHKGDGIVHIIFEKLDKALITPIDHEDLSKLASNFDDVIDGICSVAKRVILYEIPEPTLEMGEFAELIVQSVNEVNTALKVMQKFDQEQIEKHCIETDRLENLADDLLNKAVARLFKTNDPIQILKFKEIYEKFEETTDRCEDVTDVMHDIVLKNA, translated from the coding sequence ATGATCAACTTGGGCTTAAGAGACGTACTGCTCCCCAGAGATAAGAAGTTCTTCGATCTACTTACCCAAGAATCTCAAAACGTGGTTGAAGGAGCAGATGCGTTGCGTGACATGATGAACGACTTTAGGCAGAAAGAAACAAAGTATCACCTGATACGCGATCTTGAGCATAAAGGAGACGGCATTGTGCATATAATATTTGAGAAATTGGACAAAGCGCTGATCACGCCAATAGACCATGAAGATCTCTCCAAGCTTGCTTCTAACTTTGACGATGTTATTGATGGAATTTGTTCCGTTGCAAAGCGGGTCATACTTTATGAAATTCCTGAGCCAACACTTGAAATGGGAGAGTTTGCCGAGTTAATCGTTCAAAGCGTAAACGAGGTTAATACGGCCCTAAAGGTGATGCAAAAGTTTGATCAGGAACAGATAGAGAAACATTGCATAGAGACCGATAGGCTGGAGAACTTGGCTGATGATTTGTTAAACAAGGCCGTTGCTAGGCTATTCAAAACAAACGATCCTATTCAGATATTGAAATTCAAGGAGATCTACGAGAAATTCGAAGAGACAACGGACAGATGTGAAGACGTGACCGATGTCATGCACGACATAGTCCTGAAAAACGCATAA